TATTAGTTCGAGGGGTATCTCTTGATGAAAATATCGCGAAAATTTCAATCTTTGAAGTGCCGGATCAACCGGGGATCGCATTTAAATTGTTTAGTGCCTTGGCAAAATCAAATATTCACGTCGATATGATTGTTCAAAACGTTAACCGCACCGCAGTCAATGATATTTCTTTTACCATCGATGTCGATGAATTGCAGGAAGCCGTATCGGTTGCTCAGAAATTTGCCTTTGAGGTTAATGCTCAAAAGGTTGAATACGATCAAGGCGTTGCCAAACTTTCCGTGATTGGCACCGGGATTGTAGCCAATGCCGAAATCGCATCTAAATTTTTCGAAGCCTTGTTTGAACTGGGCATTAATATTCAAACCATCAGTACCTCGGAAATCAAGATCTCCTGTCTGATTGACAAAGAACGTGGGAAAGAAGCGATGGTTCATATTCATAAAAAATTTGATATGTAATTTTAAAAAAACCTTGCCACTGTTGCTATTAAACAGTGGCAAGGTTTTTTATTTTTGTCGCTAATGCTAAAGCGGTGCTTTAATAAATTTTATTTTGATGACCTACGGCAAGGATAATGATTTTTATCTTATTAGCTTTGATTAAAATAAGGGGATCGATATTCATAATTTGATATATAAAATACTGGCACTCGTTTTACACGGTATTTTATGATATATTAAAAAATGAAATTGACAAATCATCAAGGAGGTTTACATTGGCAACAAAAAAACAAGAGGAAATGCAAGCAGAAATTATTAGATGTTCAAAAAATTTGTTTGAAATTTATGGATATGCCAATACATCCATTCGAATGATTTCCAAAGAGATGGGTTTTAAAAACCAGGCATCTTTTTATATATATTTTGAAAGCAAAGACAAAATGGCGGCCTTAATTTTGCAAAAAAACGCCCATATAGTACGGCAATACATTAAAAATCTCAATTTAAAAGATACTGGTTCAGTACAGCTATTGTTGTTAGAAAATTTGATCATAACAGAAATGTTAAGGGATGAATTTAACAGAAAATTCTATACTGAGGCACAGGGCGCTCAAAATTTTTCAAATATGGTTGATCAAATACCTGGTTATACTCAGAATTTGTACGAAAATATAATAACAGAAATAACTGATTTAACTTTTGATGAGTTGCAATTGAATTTATTTGCTTATATAAAAGGTGTCTGCGGCGTATTTCAGGCGATAGATAGTAAAGAATCACAAGTATCCTTTGATAATGCAACAAAAAGATTGCCTTATGTCTTTCTTGAATTAATGGGAGTTGATTATCATCGGCAAGAAAAGATCATTGAAGAAACACGTAAAATCTTTAGTAATATACCCGAAGAAGATTTGAAAAATTTATATTTTTTTGCTAAATGCTGATCGCCAGATCAGTTTTTTTTTTCGCACAATAAACGCGTTTATGTTTTGCTTGACAAGGTTTTCAATGCGATGTAACATAATAACATAAACGCGTTTATTTACGAAAATAAAATTTAGGAGGAAGCTTTTATGACAAGATCAGCATTTAGCGAAGATGAGTTTAAAGTCGTGGGGATGTATCCGGGGATTGAAAAATTCGCAGTTTTGGGGGCACAGTTTACAGTACCAGAGAGTCCTAAATACAATCGACCAATAACGCAACGGGAGAATTGGAAATTATTACTTGAAGGAAAAAAACCTTTTTGGATTCCTGAAACAGGTTGGATTTTTTGTGATCAGGTGCAATTTAGACCAAGATTAAATCCCGATAATGTCGCAAATCATCAGATTTTTGATGGCGGACCAAGTATTGATTATGATGCCTTAGGGAAAGTTGTCCACAGTAGTTGGTTTAATCTGGATTGGGAATGGGATTATGCAATCTCAGGTGCCAGTGTTAGGCCTGGAAATCCCAAGGTGCCAGATATCAATCATTGGGAAGATTATATTAGCATCCCTGATCTTGATGAATTGGATTGGAAGCTCTATAAAAAAGAAAATGACGAATATTTAAAAATTGATAAACTGAGAGAGTTAGGAATTCAGATGAGCTTATGGGAACGGCTGATGTGTCTTATGGATGTTGATAATGCTGCGATCGCCCTTGTTGATGAGGATCAACAAGAAGGGGTACACAGATTTTTTGATAAACTTTGTGAATTTTATGATGACTACATTGGGAGAATGGCGGAATTATACGACATTGACTGCATATATCTGCATGATGATTGGGGTCATCAGCGAGGGGCCTTTTTTTCAATCAATACAGCTCGGGAAATGTTATTGCCATATATGAAACGAATTGTTGAGTCGGCACATCAACGGGGACTATATTTTGAACAGCATAGTTGTGGAAAAGTGGAATCGCTTGTTCCGGTTATGATTGAAGCAGGTGTCGATATGTGGTGTGGTCAGCCGGAAATAAACGATCAGGATATGTTGGCTCAAAAATATAAAGATGAACCAATTGTTATTGGGGTCGGTAATCCGCCAATACCTAGTGGTGCTTCTGATGAAGAAGTTAAAAAGCTGGCACATGATTGGGTACAACGTTATAAAGATTGTCATGTTGCGGCGGAGTTTGGTTTTGCAGCAAACTTTGGAGAATCAGCGTATCAGAAATTCAGAAATTACGTTTATGAAGAGAGTCGTAAAGTATTTCAGGATTACGAGTAAGGATAAGATGAATTTGGGCAATACTGGTTTGAGAAACTTCATTTATTTGTCTTTGGGATCTATAAAAATTATTGAAGTGAATGATTTTGTTTAAAAATGCATCAAAAAAGGCATCAAAAAATGCGAAACACCCATGATCAAAGAGATAAGAAGAAACACCTTAATTCTGAATTTCAAAATCTTCTAAAAATATTGATGACATTAATTGATCTATTTATACCTTTTATGTCATAATAAGAGGTATTCACATTAAGAGGTTAAAAACAGTAATTTTTAAAAGATTAAACCAACGAAAATTAAGAAATTGGTAATCAGGAAATAAGGAGAATAAAATGGGAAAAACAATTGCTGAAAAAATATTTGATGCACATCGCGTAAACGAACCATTTCCGGATACACATGTGTTAAAACTGGACCGGGTTTTCTGTCATGAAATCACGACCCCGATTGCGATTACAGATCTGATGGCGCGGGGGATGGATCGGGTTTTTGATCTCACCAAGATCAAGGCGGTTATTGACCACGTCACACCGGCTAAAGATTCTAAAACAGCGGAACAAGGGAAAATCCTCCGGGATTGGGCCAGACGACATGAAATTAAAGACTTTTTTGATATCGGTAAAAATGGCGTTTGTCATGCGATTTTTCCAGAAAAAGGATTTGTGCGACCGGGATATACCATCATCATGGGTGACTCTCATACCTGTACTCATGGGGCTTTTGGTGCTTTTGCGGCCGGGATTGGGACAACCGACCTTGAAGTAGGGATTCTAAAAGGTGTTTGTGCCTTCCATTTTCCTAAAACGATTAAGATTGTGCTAAACGGCGCCTTAAAACCAGGTGTATATGCGAAGGATTTGATCCTGTTTATTATTAAAGAATTGACGGTTAATGGGGCAACCAATATGGTGATCGAATTCACTGGCCCGGTTGTCGAGGCGATGTCGATGGAATCGCGGATGACGCTTTGTAATATGGCCATTGAAGCCGGTGGCACGTGTGGAATCTGTTATCCGGATATGACGACGGTCGATTATTTGTGGGAATTTATTCAAGATGAGTACGCAACCAAAGCAGATGCTTTAAACGATTATGCTAAATGGGTGTCCGATGCTGATGCCGAATATGAACGGATCTGTGAATATGATGTTTCACAATTGGAACCGCTGGTAACGGTTGGTTTTAAGCCGGATCAGGTTAAGAGCGTGAAAGAAATGGCAGGCACCAAGGTTGATCAAATCTATATTGGCAGTTGTACTAACGGCCGGATTGAAGATTTACGAATTGCGGCGGCTGTCTTAAAAGGTAAAAAAATCAGTGACGAGGTGCGAGCGATTGTCAGCCCGGCAACGCCAGCGATCTATTCGATGGCCTTAAAAGAGGGCCTGATTGAAATCTTTCAGGATGCCGGTTTCTGCGTAACGAATCCGACTTGTGGCGCCTGTTTGGGGATGAGTAATGGCGTTCTTGCTGAAGGTGAAGTTTGTGCCTCAACCACTAACCGTAATTTTAATGGCAGAATGGGAAAAGGCGGGATGGTTCACCTGATGAGCCCGGCTACGGCAGCGGCGACAGCAATTACCGGAACGATCACGAATTCTAGCATAGTTCAAGTTTAAGTGGGAGAGCAGAAATGAAAACATTTAATGGAAAAGTATTATTTTTAGATCGCAGTGATATCAATACAGATGAGATTATTCCGGCAAAATATTTAACCGAAATTACGAAAGCGGCATTAAAACCTAATTTGTTGGAGGACCTGGTGTTGCCCGGTTTTAGTAAAGAAGATATCCAGGATAAAGCCGTTATTGTTACCCGGGAAAACTTCGGTTGCGGTTCTTCACGTGAACATGCCCCCTGGGCCTTGGAAGTTAATGGCATTAATGTTGTAATTGCGGAAAGCTTTGCTCGCATTTTTAGACAGAATATGTATAATTGCGGGATGTTTGCAATTGAGTTACCAAAAGAAACCATCGATGCTTTATTTACGAAATACGCCGGGAAAGCGGTATCAATGGCAATTGATGTTGATCAGAGTACGATTAAAATAAGTGCCGACGGGGAATGCGAAACAATTGCTTTCGAAGTTGGCGAATTTGATAAGACCCTCGTTAAAGAAGGCGGATGGGTTGGATACGCCGATAAGAATTACTAAAATAACGGGGTAAAAAGTTAAGAAAAAAAGAGAACCGCTAAAATGATTGAAAAAATCGATTTTATGCGGTTCCTTTTTTGTTTGCCGACAAACGCAATCAGGCCGTTAACCGTTGATCAAGGTTAGCTAATCATCATCTGTTTAATAATTTGAGATGAGGTGTATTTCGATGGATTTATAGTTGCAAATCAGATATACTAAAATCAATAAATACTCGAAATAAATGAAATCAATTGGAGACGAGATGAAAGAAAACATGTTGGTTTTGGAAATGCTGCTTAAAAATCAGCTGATCACCAGACAAAACATTGCTGAACGCATTGATGAAGTCCGGCAGACAGGTAATTCAATGCTCAATTTATTATTAAAAGACCGGATTATTACGCAAAAAAATATCGTGTTGCTTTTTCATAACGAGTGGGGATTTGATCTTTACGATCCCCACAAGGACCTGATCGATAAGCGCTTGTTGGGCGTGTTTTCCAAAGAACAAGCGCGCAAATATTTGGTTTTTCCGGTGAACCAGGGGCAGGCGGAGCAGTTGACGGTATTGATGGCCGATCCGATTCACGAAGACACGCTTCGCAATGTCAAACGGATCGCCGGCAAACGACTTAAAATATTGGTTGCTGAAAAGGATTGCATTCTCAATTTGATTGATCAAAACTATCACCAAAAACGATTAAGTCAGGAAAAAATTGATTTACAAAAGGAGCAGGAAAATAAAAAAACAGCCGCCCAACCAAGTATCATTACGCTTGTGAATCATTTGATTGAAGAAGGTGTTTTTCAAGGCGCCAGTGATATTCATATTGAAGCATTTCCGCAAAAAATTCAAGTGCGGTTTCGAATTGATGGGATGTTAAAAACCGTTCGGACATTAAAAAAAGATGTTTGGCGAGGGGTGGTAACCCGTTTAAAGATATTGGGGAACTGTGATATTGCTGAACATCGGCTGCCGCAGGATGGCGCTTTTACAACTACCTATGAGGGCCGACAGATCGACGTGCGGGTGGCGATTATACCGACTATTCACGGGGAAAAGATCGTCTTAAGGTTGCTTGATGAACAAAAATTTCTGATGTCAATAGATGATTTAGGTTTTTCAAGCGAACAAAAATATTTGTTGGCAGAAATAATGGAAGCCCCGCACGGGATGTTATTAGTGAGTGGTCCGACGGGAAGCGGTAAATCAACGACCTTATATAGTTTGTTAAATAATATTGATGCCCAAACTCAAAATATCATCACCATTGAAGATCCGGTGGAGTTTCAAATGGCTGATATTAATCAAATTCAGGTAAATGAAAAAACCGGACTGGATTTTGCAACTGGACTCCGGGCGATTTTAAGACAGGATCCGAATGTTATTATGGTAGGCGAAATCCGGGATGAAGAGACGGCGGAAATAGCTATTCGAGCGGCGATTACCGGACATCTGGTCTTATCCACGATTCACACCAATAACGCCATTGCTTCGATCACGCGGCTGATGGATATGAAAATTCCGCTTTATCTATTATCGGTGGCCTTAAGAGGTGTGATTTCACAAAAATTGCTCAAACGATTATGTCCGGACTGTTGTAAAAAAGAACCGGCAACGGCGGCCGAAAAAAAGTTGCTGGGGCTTACCAATAAAGAATTTGATTTGTATTATCCGGTTGGTTGTCCGAAGTGTCAAGAGACGGGGTTTCGGGGCCGAATCGCGATTCAGGAAGTACTAAAAGTCTCACGAAAGATTCGGGAAGCGATTGGAAAAGGAGAGAACTACGACAGCATTCGCAAAATAGCCATCGCCGAAGGGCTAAAACCGATTGAAGATTCATTGAAGTGGCATATATTGATGGGGAACACCTCACTTTCCGAAGGGCTGGAAATTTTAACGTTTGAAAATGATTGGCATCGTTAAAGGTGGGATGATGAATAAACCGTTTATTTATAAAGCAAAAGATCAGCAAGGAGAGACCATAACCGGAACGGCAATGGGACGAACATCCCGCGAGATTGCCATGGAATTACAGAGTCAAAATCTGATTGTTTTGGAGATCAAAGAACAAAGACGGTCAGAAAGTATTTTGGATAAGACTTTTTATTTTCGCATTCGGGCAGTGACGGAGGCGGAGCTCGGTCAATTTTGTCGACAGTTTCAAGTCTTGTTAAAAGCGGGGATTCCTATTTTGAAATCATTGGAGCTGATTCAGGCAGAAACAAAAAACAAAGGTTTTGGCAGTGATTTACAGGGGTTATGCAACCGGATTCAAGCAGGGGAAAGTCTCTCAATGGCGATGGCGTTTTATCCCAAAACCTTTCCGGCATTGCTGATTTTTATGGTAGAAGCTGGCGAAATCAGCGGAAATCTCGATGAAATCCTGTTAGGAATGGCTGAACATTATGAAACAGAAGTAAAAAACCGCCAACAATTACAACAAACGCTTTTTTATCCAATGATCTTGAGTGTGGTGTTTTTAGTCGTTTTGATTTTTTTGATTACGTATGTCCTACCAACTTTTACGGGTATGTTTGCAGTAATGAATGCCGAACTACCCGCACCAACGCGGTTTTTGTTGGCAATTAGTCAAGCAGTGATGAATGGGTGGCCGATAATGATATTAGTTTTGCTGGGGAGTGGCGTTGGCGGATCATATTTACTTAAAAATGTGACCATTGCGACAGCTAAAGATTGGCTTGTTATTAACTTGCCGTTGATTGGAATGCTTCATTACAAGCGGGCATTAGCAAGAATAGCAACAACGATGGGAATGTTGTTGCGAAGCGGGATCGATCTTTTAACGGTGCTAAACCGTTTGGAAGGGGTCACTGCTAATCGCTATCTAAAAAAAGAATTAGTGAAACTGAGAGAAACGGTGGCCAATGGAAAAAGTTTAGGTCAGGGAATGGCCGAAACCGACGTTTTTCCGAGTTTGTTTTGTCAATTGGTTGTTATTGGCGAAACCTCAGGGACGTTACCGGACGTATTGGAAACCCTTAATCTGATTTATAAAGATGAGGTAGATAACCAAATTAAATTGTTTAACACCTCTTTGGAGCCGCTGCTGTTGATGGTATTTGGTGGGATGGTGTTATTTATTTTAGCGGCGATTATGCTGCCGGTTTTTGATATCTACGCAGCTTATGCTAATATGTAAATGCGATCAGGAATGGTTTGAATGGTTAGCTTTATTTAAGATCGTCGTTGTTTTATTAGATCAGCAAGAGGAATTTTTCTGGGGGTTATGGCTGCTAGGTAGTGACACTTAGAAAAAAAGAAAAGGATTTTCTCATAGGAAATGAGAAAATCCTTTAATAAATTCACGGACTACAGCGGCTTGCGCCCAGATAAAATGGCACGGCATTCATTGTAGTAGAATTTTTTTGCATCACTGACAGTTAATTCATCAAAAAGATGATAGAGCGTGATTGCTAATGTTTGAGTTGTTTTGATATCAAGATTTGTGCGTTGACAGGTTTTAAGAAAGTACCCCATACAGGCTTCCTTATTCCAATCGTCGCCACCCAAAAATAATCGACGTAACTCTTCTTTGATCTCTTTTTCGGTCCATTGCGAGTCAGCTGAAGAAAAATCGGAATCATTTGTTTCGGTCATTTTACCAGCTCCTTTCGTATCAGATGAATTTTTAATCAATGTCATTATAACACAGCTAAAAAGAAACCGTAATCCTAAAGCGGGTAAAAATTTTATTAAAGCTTTGTTAGACAATCATAGCAAAAATAGTAAAATGAAAAAATATTAAAAAAAACAAAATAATACTGGATTTTTAAAATGTAATCGTATATAATTAACACATGGTGTGAAAACGTTTTAATTTCCTTTCTTAATTTTCTTAAAAAAGAGGTGCGACGAGCATCTCTTTTTTATTTTATGCGCCGGATATGGGTGCAATCTAAACGGTGAAAATTCCGACTACCGGGCAGGTAGTGTCAAGTGGCATCGCTGATAGCAAGGGTGTTCTCGGCGAGGATGGGATGATGATTATCGGTAAGCGATGATGTAAACGTTGGAATCGTTGGATACCGGATAGGACATACGGTGTGCAGGAACTCGGTTGATCAGTTAATGAGCAGCTCGCTGGAATAAAATTATTTGCGGCAGCGGTGCTTGAAAAATCTGGGGCTAATAAGTTAAATGAATTTAATAAATTCATTAAAAAAAAAGTCTTTGAAATCCCGCTACATTCTTAATGATTCGTATTTTTCGCTTGAATTAATTTGGGTTTAAGGTTATATTTAAGTTCGAGAAAACATAAAGAAAGTGGGAAATAATATGAATGCAGTGAAAATTAAAGATGATATTTTTTGGGTCGGCGTTAATGATTATCAAACATCACTTTTTGAGGGATTATGGCCAATTGATCAGGAAGGTGTTTCTTATAACGCCTATATGATTATCGATGAAAAAGTAGCCATTATTGATACAGTTAAAACCATTAAAGCAGATGAATTTATAGAAAAAATCAAATCAATTATTGGGGATAGAAAAGTTGATTATTTGATTGTTAACCATATGGAACCAGATCACTCCAGTGGAATTACCAGTTTACTGGCGGAATATCCAGATATAAAAATCGTCGGGAATAAAAAAACCTTTCCGATTATGAATAACTTTTATGAAATTACCGAAAACCTCCATGAAGTTGCTGAGGGAGATACCCTTAGTTTAGGAAAACACACGCTTAAGTTTTTTATGACGCCAATGGTTCATTGGCCGGAATCGATGGTTACCTATGACCTGATGGATGAAGTGCTTTTTTCAATGGACATCTTTGGAACCTTTAAAACGCCGGAAGGAAGCATTTTTGATGATGAAAATGATCTGGCCGCCTTTGAAGAGCCAACCCGTCGCTATTACGCCTGTATTGTAGGGAAAGTAGCGGGCCAGGCTTTAAAAGCCTTAAATAAACTTTGTGATGTTAAAATGGGA
This is a stretch of genomic DNA from Acetobacterium woodii DSM 1030. It encodes these proteins:
- the leuD gene encoding 3-isopropylmalate dehydratase small subunit, translated to MKTFNGKVLFLDRSDINTDEIIPAKYLTEITKAALKPNLLEDLVLPGFSKEDIQDKAVIVTRENFGCGSSREHAPWALEVNGINVVIAESFARIFRQNMYNCGMFAIELPKETIDALFTKYAGKAVSMAIDVDQSTIKISADGECETIAFEVGEFDKTLVKEGGWVGYADKNY
- a CDS encoding FprA family A-type flavoprotein, with product MNAVKIKDDIFWVGVNDYQTSLFEGLWPIDQEGVSYNAYMIIDEKVAIIDTVKTIKADEFIEKIKSIIGDRKVDYLIVNHMEPDHSSGITSLLAEYPDIKIVGNKKTFPIMNNFYEITENLHEVAEGDTLSLGKHTLKFFMTPMVHWPESMVTYDLMDEVLFSMDIFGTFKTPEGSIFDDENDLAAFEEPTRRYYACIVGKVAGQALKALNKLCDVKMGTICPSHGLIWRDNPKHILDMYVKMSKKETVPGVVIAYGSMYGCTQKAAEILAIALKNEGVKEVKLYDVAKTDISFIIADIWKYKGLFLGAPSYYGQIFPKMASLLYKLGEIKVDNHKVGFFADYSWSGGADKNFNYFINEAKVDTIDEILMIKGTPTEQDVISLNELAQKMAKEMIQ
- a CDS encoding 3-isopropylmalate dehydratase large subunit, encoding MGKTIAEKIFDAHRVNEPFPDTHVLKLDRVFCHEITTPIAITDLMARGMDRVFDLTKIKAVIDHVTPAKDSKTAEQGKILRDWARRHEIKDFFDIGKNGVCHAIFPEKGFVRPGYTIIMGDSHTCTHGAFGAFAAGIGTTDLEVGILKGVCAFHFPKTIKIVLNGALKPGVYAKDLILFIIKELTVNGATNMVIEFTGPVVEAMSMESRMTLCNMAIEAGGTCGICYPDMTTVDYLWEFIQDEYATKADALNDYAKWVSDADAEYERICEYDVSQLEPLVTVGFKPDQVKSVKEMAGTKVDQIYIGSCTNGRIEDLRIAAAVLKGKKISDEVRAIVSPATPAIYSMALKEGLIEIFQDAGFCVTNPTCGACLGMSNGVLAEGEVCASTTNRNFNGRMGKGGMVHLMSPATAAATAITGTITNSSIVQV
- a CDS encoding GspE/PulE family protein — its product is MKENMLVLEMLLKNQLITRQNIAERIDEVRQTGNSMLNLLLKDRIITQKNIVLLFHNEWGFDLYDPHKDLIDKRLLGVFSKEQARKYLVFPVNQGQAEQLTVLMADPIHEDTLRNVKRIAGKRLKILVAEKDCILNLIDQNYHQKRLSQEKIDLQKEQENKKTAAQPSIITLVNHLIEEGVFQGASDIHIEAFPQKIQVRFRIDGMLKTVRTLKKDVWRGVVTRLKILGNCDIAEHRLPQDGAFTTTYEGRQIDVRVAIIPTIHGEKIVLRLLDEQKFLMSIDDLGFSSEQKYLLAEIMEAPHGMLLVSGPTGSGKSTTLYSLLNNIDAQTQNIITIEDPVEFQMADINQIQVNEKTGLDFATGLRAILRQDPNVIMVGEIRDEETAEIAIRAAITGHLVLSTIHTNNAIASITRLMDMKIPLYLLSVALRGVISQKLLKRLCPDCCKKEPATAAEKKLLGLTNKEFDLYYPVGCPKCQETGFRGRIAIQEVLKVSRKIREAIGKGENYDSIRKIAIAEGLKPIEDSLKWHILMGNTSLSEGLEILTFENDWHR
- a CDS encoding type II secretion system F family protein, whose product is MIGIVKGGMMNKPFIYKAKDQQGETITGTAMGRTSREIAMELQSQNLIVLEIKEQRRSESILDKTFYFRIRAVTEAELGQFCRQFQVLLKAGIPILKSLELIQAETKNKGFGSDLQGLCNRIQAGESLSMAMAFYPKTFPALLIFMVEAGEISGNLDEILLGMAEHYETEVKNRQQLQQTLFYPMILSVVFLVVLIFLITYVLPTFTGMFAVMNAELPAPTRFLLAISQAVMNGWPIMILVLLGSGVGGSYLLKNVTIATAKDWLVINLPLIGMLHYKRALARIATTMGMLLRSGIDLLTVLNRLEGVTANRYLKKELVKLRETVANGKSLGQGMAETDVFPSLFCQLVVIGETSGTLPDVLETLNLIYKDEVDNQIKLFNTSLEPLLLMVFGGMVLFILAAIMLPVFDIYAAYANM
- a CDS encoding TetR/AcrR family transcriptional regulator, translating into MATKKQEEMQAEIIRCSKNLFEIYGYANTSIRMISKEMGFKNQASFYIYFESKDKMAALILQKNAHIVRQYIKNLNLKDTGSVQLLLLENLIITEMLRDEFNRKFYTEAQGAQNFSNMVDQIPGYTQNLYENIITEITDLTFDELQLNLFAYIKGVCGVFQAIDSKESQVSFDNATKRLPYVFLELMGVDYHRQEKIIEETRKIFSNIPEEDLKNLYFFAKC
- a CDS encoding uroporphyrinogen decarboxylase family protein; translation: MTRSAFSEDEFKVVGMYPGIEKFAVLGAQFTVPESPKYNRPITQRENWKLLLEGKKPFWIPETGWIFCDQVQFRPRLNPDNVANHQIFDGGPSIDYDALGKVVHSSWFNLDWEWDYAISGASVRPGNPKVPDINHWEDYISIPDLDELDWKLYKKENDEYLKIDKLRELGIQMSLWERLMCLMDVDNAAIALVDEDQQEGVHRFFDKLCEFYDDYIGRMAELYDIDCIYLHDDWGHQRGAFFSINTAREMLLPYMKRIVESAHQRGLYFEQHSCGKVESLVPVMIEAGVDMWCGQPEINDQDMLAQKYKDEPIVIGVGNPPIPSGASDEEVKKLAHDWVQRYKDCHVAAEFGFAANFGESAYQKFRNYVYEESRKVFQDYE